One region of Rhodothermus profundi genomic DNA includes:
- a CDS encoding Bor/Iss family lipoprotein, whose amino-acid sequence MREPVRFYAFWPLLAIFLVLSGCYHTRIITGQPESDVVYHKKWVSGFVNGLVIPDWIDVSEVCPNGIARVETRLSFMNIVVTMLTGGIYSPMEVFVACAAPADWTQVLQGRDGAQLVEQAAQIATQTGAPVYIQQLP is encoded by the coding sequence ATGCGTGAACCTGTACGATTTTACGCTTTCTGGCCGCTGCTTGCGATTTTTCTGGTCCTGAGTGGCTGCTATCATACGCGCATCATTACCGGCCAGCCGGAATCCGATGTCGTCTACCACAAAAAATGGGTGTCTGGTTTTGTGAACGGTCTGGTTATTCCGGACTGGATTGACGTGTCCGAGGTCTGCCCGAATGGCATTGCGCGTGTCGAGACGCGTCTGTCGTTCATGAATATAGTGGTAACTATGCTGACCGGTGGAATTTATTCTCCGATGGAGGTCTTTGTCGCCTGCGCTGCACCGGCAGATTGGACACAAGTATTGCAGGGACGTGATGGGGCGCAGCTCGTGGAGCAGGCCGCGCAGATCGCCACCCAAACGGGCGCGCCCGTTTACATCCAGCAGCTACCCTGA